The nucleotide sequence ATCCTCCCGAGAACTCCCCCTTAGGACCGAGTCTAGGAAGCTGTCCCCCTGCTTAATTGATCCTTATGAGATGGAACGGGTGGTAAACCCATGCGCCATGCGCCTCAAGCTGCCGGCAGCCCTCCGCACCCGTCCCGTCCCACCTTCCATGTTTCACAGATCAAGCTGGACCACGATGACGCACCCGGTACCTTCGCTTTGGACCCCTCTACAGACCCCTCGGCTACCGAACCCCACGCTATGTAAACCGACTCGTCTACGCTGCTCCCCTTGTACCTACGCCCGGCCCTGGTTGTCCAACAATAAATAGAAAACACCACGTCAAGTTCAAGTGTGTTTGCCCTCTTCGGGTCCCTCCACCCACGACAGTAACAGAGACATTgcaaatagactggataggtgccctTGCAGACTGAAGTTGGTGAACCTATCTCATGAAAATAATCTAATGCAGGTAAAGACAACACTCAGTGGACACACCAGGTCTGAATTTTTAAAGAGCGGAGACCCAATGAGCCCAATTACTGTTTTTCAAACAGTGAATAGCTATCGGACAAGAAGTTAAGGTTTGGTTTAGGCTTAATTTAATTGTGTCTAATACTTCTAAATGATATTTTGCATCAAATGAGTTCTTGTTTTtacataataaaatgaaaatttgaTGTTTTCTGCTCTGTTCTGTGGAAACAACATTGAAACCAGTTGTAACATAATGGTAATGTTATAACTTATTCCTTTTaatgataaaaagaaaacatctaCATTTGATTATGaagattaaaatcaaaatagtgACAAAAAGTGACAACCACCTCCACGAAGAAGATGATTGTCACAAATTGTCAGGATGTCTTTGATTACTGTAtgaaaaaaaggttgaaaaggATTTAACATCTCGTTCCAACCCAAGATATGAAGCTTCCCTGCAATAAATGAATCACTCTTCTACTACTTCACTTCCATCTTGTGCAGTGAGAGGTCGCCACTGCAAGTCAACTTTTCCCATTTCATCATTTTCCTTTGCATCATCTTTCCATACACCACCCACTTTCATGTCCTCCCTCATTGCATCCTCTAGCCCTCTTCCCTGGCCGTTCAACCCTCAACATCCTTTTACCAATAGCTCTCCTCTGTACATGCCTAAACCATCGAAGTCTAGTCTCTATGATTTTGTCTCCAAAACACTGAACCTTCACTGTCCCTCTTAATTGTTTTAATTCTAATCCCATCTAATCTGGTCACGCTTAAGGAGAACCTCAGACCTTCATCTCCACTACTTCTAGCCCCACCCCCTCCTGTATCTTCTTCAGAGCTACTGCCTTTAAgccagacctgggcaatccggtcctcgacgaccactgtgggtgcaggtttttgttccaactgatccatcacagacagtttaactaattagatttctgctgaaacaagaagcacctgactgcaatccactgattgccctTCTAAAACACCAGATCAGTGGAAAGGTTTcgtcttatgggttggaacgagaagctgcacccactgtggGACTTTGTGGAATTGATGGCCCAGGTCTGCTCTAGGCCATACATCATGGCTGGCCTGACCACTGTCTTGTAGACCAGAGGTGGtgaagtccggtcctcgagagttccagtctgttttccatgtctccctccaccaacacacctgaatcaaatcatcgggatcggtatgaagcagattgctgatgagttgatgatttgatttgggTGTGGATGGGGCGctcaaggaccggacttggccacctgcTGTAGACCATTCCCTAATTAGTGTTAACAAGAAAATATTCATGAAAGACAAAAATGGTTTACTTCGTTTGAAAAAAAGTATCGATACTACACTTGTAAAAGATGTTGGTAGTTCAAGAAGATGCAACTGACCTTTAGCGGGCAGAGCAGAGATGATGTGGTCAGCATACACGAGACCATCCTCCAAATTGATCTAAAGCCAAACACAAACTGTGACTATAAGAACAACACCAAGTGTTCAGTTTTTCTTACCTTCCAACCTTTAATTGAAGGACTGATGTGTTTGACAGATGCATCTCGGTGTAACTCCACCCTTGCGCTCCTTTGGAGAAAGTCAACGATGCTTTCTGGGAGTGCCTCCAATCCTCTTCTAAGGGACCACTGAGCCCATGACTCCTTCATTGATCTTAGGCTCAGAGGACCGGGAGGAACCACATGAGAAGGTCCTGCAGGTTTAAACCAACATAGTAACTTACTTGTATGTGGGTATGTAAAGACTAGAGGTGGGTAGTAACATGTTAATATGTCGACAGCTATCAAATAATTATGTAACTGACTATAATTAGTTATTTTTCtaaaatccttataaagcgtgattcatgggtgtgtgagtatgtgaagattctctcgctacgtttgtccaaaacGGGGAACATAGAgagttgaaatgtttttatagttgccagaaacggctgtcgggtcctaatagacgagtgattgaatttcttcaccctCTCTAAGTGTGTggactcaacttttatttgttacagctgaaagcagagttgatttATGAATCgctgtttttacatgatgtgccctaaacgtaCCGCGTGGCTCATTGGTCCACCAGCGACTTTCTAGGTGCTCctggaaaactttttttctctgtccTGACAGGacttataaaacatccacccatccataaatcacgctttatcgaTTCTccaatccttataaagcatgatgTGCGGAtggatgtgtgcgtgtgtgcacctggaaactcgctggcggaaattcttcccaaaatgacgtttgtaaataaCGTGGAAAGGAGTCTTGGATCAGCGCGTCCAGCAACATCGTGTCTCACCGAGTCTTTCTGTCACGGCAGGAACAAAgtagtgtttcggggagcaggaatagttaaagcgtgatttatggatgggtggattttttttgtaaacaatctcacgctacttttgtccaaacgcTGCAtcatagagagttgacattgtggtggccagaaacggccgtcggatccaaaccgtgcatcgtagagagttgacattatggtgggcagaaacggctgtcgaatcctaatagacgagtgattgaatttctttacattctccaagtgtgtaaactcaagcgtTGAGCATTTGCAtgtattatcgatgagtatgcctgacctgaaatatgttagcttgctgctcttTTGTGGTGGtttaagttagttgcatgaactacgcaacagcaccgctattgtgcaagtatttattttcattatattttcactttggcttacaatgttttaccaaaagtaacacccaaacatttcttaaataggtaaattttgtcagcctttcttttgaaattgactttTCCATACTTATTCcaaaaaggcatactcctgcttctgtatatattatacattcctttttgcaCACTTTACATACGTTTTCACCAATTATGGcaaaaaagaggagttctcattttatatcgagttgggaaaggcgtaaacaattgaagcagcacgatcttctgcattccaaagtggtggtgAGGCTTCCACCTCGGTGGGAGCTCATGATTCTGCATCTATATCATGGTTACATAGCACCAACCATGCTCAGATGCCTATTACTGAGAGCGTGGACTGAGCAGGGGCAATATCAGCTGTGGGGCCCACAGAAAATAGGGATGTTCGTAGGGCCAGGTGTAAGAAATAATCTTCGGCTACTTCAGCTACTGGGGCTGGTCAGACTTATGCTCAGCGTAGAAGTGGCTGGCGAAGAGCCGCTAAGGCTATGGCAGGTGCTCGGGCTGATGACCCTGAGGAACTGCGTGCTATTTGCATTGGCCGAATGGATGAATCGGCGACAGCTGCTAGGGCTGTTTTGGTATCCTACTGATACTTTGGtctgattgaattgaactgctgaattgcttctcatatcatatctgtacattttgcttgattgatttgaagtgctgaacttcttctgtagcatacctgtacataattgtatacacgtttgcagtgctatgcgtgtaactaaaaaattcctttctcatctaacccatttttcaaaacagctttttaataaaatagcgcaacaattgtcttttggttctaaacaactTGTTTATCAATAAATTCAGTAATCAGAGATTCATTCATCCCTTCactttctgaacagctttatccacactagggtcgttgggggtgctggagcctatcccggactttgggccagaggacaacaccctgaatcggtggccagccgatcacaggacccaaggagaaggacaaccattcacgataacactcatacctagggcaaatgtttttggaaagtgggaggaaaccggagtacccagcgaaaacccacccaggcccggggagaacatgcaaactccacacaggttgaccgacctggatttgaacccaggacgccagacctgtgaggctgacattcTAACCAATCAAGTCAttggaaaacaaacatttaatgtcGTAAAATAATTTTCAGAGATGAAAACAAAGAAAGTGTTTAcgaatgaaaaatgtattttcacctgtacATTAATTGCTGCTAGGATTGCACTTTGAAAAGAGCATTAAATGTGGATACAAAATGAAATACCTGAATGTATCTTCAAATTCTAGAGAATTGcgccaaaaaaaaacctatgtgGGCCTTATATCTAAATACAGCGTAGCTGCAACACTGTAGcatatacagtgatacctctactcAATGAACATTTGAACATATAATATACAGGTTACAAATACAGTGAATTTGAAATTAccaacattttcaaaaattcaTACATCTGGCAAAATGGAAATACACTTGTAACAACctgtattttaaatttacaaataTGCGTGATAGAGTTGCGCAACACCCTGCTGTCCCCCTATTGGCTAGGAGGGAGATGCGTCTCCATAGTGTTTCTCCTATGCCTTCGCTGCTTTGTGAGTTTTTCCCAATGTGCTTAACGTAACTTTATGCTTTGTATTTCATCATGGGCCCCATGAAAGTTATTCTCGGGTGGAATGAAATGAATATGTGGGTTCTGTTATAAAAGCAAAGGTAAGATTGGGCCGAAAAAATCCGGCCCCACTCAATTGGGCCCGCGGGTATTAATTTTCGGCCTGGCCCGAGCAATTAACATGATTTGCAAGCCCGAGGCCGGAGCAAAcctgaaatttcatattttatttgtaaggACTCGGGACTCCTGACTTGAGTCGGGACGAGGAGTGGTGATTAatgataacagattaaagcctgtcttttatAACAAAATCttagttaaacaagactgtataaacatttacatcttttatatgataatatagatgtttgacgatttcaactgtttatttttgctctgGTATGAGAGCCAATCGCCatattgactacattcagcaaaGCCAATGCAAGTTTCTCTAgtatattcaacaatcaatttgaagcttttccaaaatTCACCCCTAAATtgttctcctgtctttagtttatccttaacttcttgcagCATTCATGtgcgcagagcatgctctggctctgcggCTCCACCTCCAATAGCAATTACATTACAGTGCCTTCTCTGTTTTgtccaaatgtatttattttataacaagtattccttggtttagtatccacacattgttttagtacacatttttataaacatttatttattttaaaaaaaagtcagcgaGATCACACATCGTTTTAGGATAGATTTCTTTTTCAGCGAGCGAGAAGCCCGGCCCGACCCGAGCCAAATTTCGGGGATTTCAACACTTCGGGTTTCGGGTCGGGTTCGGGCTCAAGATCTTACCTCTATGTCAAAGTGTTCTCAAGTCTTGCCAACATATGCCTAAAAATGTACATCTGGTGATTGGATAATGGCTCTTCAAGTCAAACTCATCACCGACCAATCCACATGAAAGCCACAGTTTGACACGTTAGTCAAGCAAAAGCACGAAAACTTTGTTTACCGTCAAAGTTTTTGTGACGTTCTTTGCTCCTCTTTTAATGAGGGAACTAAGAGTATTACAGACAAAACTTGAGAAATTGATTCATGGAAAAGAACTGCTTTGTATTCCGCTAGCGTTGGCACATTTCTATGTGCATGACACTACTTCGAGCGTGGCTACATCGACCAATGGTACCCTCGCGTTGGCACAACCAATGGCACCGACACTAACTGTAGCGCCGTTGCATCAAACAATAGGAGCCTCGCGTTGGCACAGCTGTGTTTGCGACATTTCTACAAATACGCACCATTGACTAATGGAAGCTTCACGTTGGCATTGCACAATTTAAATGCCGCTGACACTAACTCTAGTGCTgatttaatcttattttttcttttcattagacCTTTTTGCCCATGCTGCATATACTCACTGATAAGCAAAAGCgtaacaatttttttaaaataatttagataCTTATTGTACTTGAAGTGTTGaaatgcccccccaaaaatgcacgcatttatttttacttttaaattctgccATTGGTTGATGTAGAACTTTAGAAGCTTTTTATTGAAACTGATTACTCAATTTAATCGATTACGTTTTCGGTTACATTTActcttttgcattttacttgAGTAACTTAAGAAAAGTGTACCTCCCAAAGTAGTTTTACCATGCCATCCTTTTTGCATTTGTGGTCACGTTTCCTTTTTATTCTACAGATTAGTTTCCTTGATTTTTTCCAAGCTCCCCACAGTAGcgctacatacatacattcccAAATGAGACGTTGCAACAATCACGACTCCATTATACCAATCAGATCTAACTCTAGAATCACGAGCAAACACAAGCTTGTAGTTGGAGGCCTATGATCACGCCGGCCTGTTCGATCTTTAAAGCACTGTAAAAACTTCAActagaactaaaaaaaatattattcctAAAGAATAAACGGGCggtccggtggatgagtggttagtacgtcggcctcacagtgggagacctgggttcaaatccaggtcagtctacctgtgtggagtttgcatgttctctctgggcttgcgtgggttttctccaggtactccggtttcctcccacattccaaaggcatgcatggtagggtgattggacactctaaattgcccctcggtatgggtatgggtgtgagtgtgcatggttgtccgtctccttgtgccctacgatcggctggccaccaattcaggctgcccCCCGctttggcctggagacagctgggattggctccagcaccccccgcgtccctaatgaggataaagcggttgagaaaatgagatgagatgtcatGGTCATACATATGTATTTTCCACTAGAGGGCACTCATAGTCTTTGGACAGTTGATGTTTGACGGGTTTTGACCCAACAGTGCCATTTAATTGGTTATACAACTGTTCAGATAGATGCAGGGGAAAATATATACGCCATTGTTTAATACAGGTAATCATTACTTGAGTAGTATTAGTTTCACCGAATACTGTTTTACTTGTACTGATTTTTTGGATTGATTATTTTAACTTCAACTATAATATTATTGTGAAAGAACACTACCTTAACTTGAGTGAACCTTTTTGCTACTCTAATCTTGTGGTAAAGGGGCATCATGTGGAAatggaaatatatataaacatgcgACCTTACCAGAACCCAGCAGCATGCCAAGTGTCAAGGAGCCTCTGTGCTGCTCTGCGTTGTAGAGGACGGGGAAACAAGAGCGCACGCTCAACTTCCGGCAATCCCCCGCAAAGACCCCACGACACAGACTGTCCACAGCAATGTCTGCGAGCTGGCACAACGTAAAGAAACAGTCATTGTGCGCTTAGCACGTGCACTTCCATAAACGTGAATTCCCTAATCGTCACCTCTTTTCCAAGCCTTCGAGTCACAAACGAATGTACAGATTCGTCttcatttttgcttttctttgcaAAGATCTCAGTAGCAATGTTAAACAGCAAAGGGCGGGAGAATGGGGTCACTGTCCGGAAAAGACCACTGAAAGTCAGAAAGACAAAATATTGCAATTAATCACATTAAGGAGACATACAGCAACTTTAGCATGTGCATCCTAGTGGGAAGAATGTTCCATCTTGAAATATCTTGGAaaagaaaatagagaaaatcATTTATCACAGGTGATAGtggaggaaaacaaataaaagcccgTATACTATTTTCAGGAAGTGGCTGTCTGACACAAGGGCAACCATTTTATCAATGGCAATACTATTTCAACCAATCAAATGCAAACATCCCAGATTGTCTGCCCTTGCTTTTAGGGTTCCATCTTGTTTTACTCATGGGCAACACATGACTAGGGGCATGCGTATTAATTCTATGGTGGCTTCCAAATGGGTTATTTGTGTGGTCTGTGTATTTTCCACCTGAATTTGCCTAAATGGTATTTTTGGGCTGTATGAAACATAATATTCTCCACCATTCATCATCAAGGCTGGGATtgtgactttttatttatttttaattcagagAATGCAGCAGGAGAATAAGGGATTTTTGGGGACCAAAAAGAAAGACCAGAGGTGATACATGAAACAAATATacatcagagctgccaactactccggaatttccggagtttacccaGAAACGCAACGGAAACTCAGGCACTCTGGACATCCTCCTtgaactccggaaatcccaaaaattgtcacttaatttttttttgaagcaaccatttcggaaaagtaccaaatttccaatttaacgGCGTTGAAATTCACACAAtggctacggcttccgccatcttgattcaactgctgtaaaccggaagaattcggtaacacgaatGCATTGTGAATCGCCCGAGTTACAAGGTCTGaagaatgattcgtcttgtgcgacttcagcgtggcaatcgatttggaatcgattgcataggtagcctccaTCACTTTAACATTTCAGTTTTCATTTTACAATACaagggaagtattattaaggctgactaaaccaccagtcttgttttgaaacaaatcctatcatttccggagTTGTTCTAAAGAAAGTAGgcatacacagcactggtaagtctgcTCGGGTTAAGCGCAAGATGGATGGCACTTTGGATGAAACTTcaaataagaaacccagacactcgcagaagtttattggttcgtattcgacgaaatacCCCTGTTGATattggttatttttttcattcaattaaaagaaaatgggcCATTGGAAATAATTTACCTTAATCCTGAAGGCATCTTATGAAGTTGTTTGTTGACATATAAAAACCGGTTCTTGGAAGCATGGTGACTATAGGTGACAGGCAGAATCTCCCCTGATAGACCTAGGTCCTCCACCTGCACAAACACTACATGTAAATTCATGCCTCATAATTGGATGTCATATATTCAAACTTCACCAGATTTCAATCCTCTTCCGTATTCTTTGTTTTAGACTTACCATATTGAGGGTATTTCGTCCCACAGCCCCAGCAGGTCGAATCCCTCTGGGTCCATGTTCAAACACACTGCCATCAGACCTCCTGGTTGACCACAACCAACCTCCAAAACGGCTACTGGACTCGAATAAAATGACCTTGGGAGGAAAAGGCACAAACTGTAAACAGAAATGTATACGAGTCGAAGAAATAACAAATTTTAGGGACAACCTTGGAGACTTGAGGGCTTTTGCTGAGGTAGTAAGATGCTGCCAATCCCCCGATACCCCCTCCGAGGACTGCCACAGTCCTCATTGGCTAAAAGAGaacacaaatgacaactaagGACCCACTTGGAAGCAAACATGAGACAAATGAGTCCTGTAGCTTTGCAGGCAAGTTATAATCACGCAAGGGCGCGTCCAGCCTGTCAAGAATGATTGGAAGAAGCTGCTTTATCACGGGTGTCAATCTGGCTCACAGCTGCTGGACATGTTCACTTAAAATGCAGCAAATTTCAATGGTGGCATTTGTTTAACTGACACTGACAATGTTGTTGGGAACAATATTTAACTGATTGGCTGTCAAatttgctattttcaaaatgcCCAGCTAAGATATCCAGAATTAGCTGGTTTCTGTATCACCAACACCTTTGCTTCCTGTTTCGAAACTGTTTTtctagtacagtaataccttgagatacgaggtt is from Stigmatopora argus isolate UIUO_Sarg chromosome 4, RoL_Sarg_1.0, whole genome shotgun sequence and encodes:
- the ppox gene encoding protoporphyrinogen oxidase, whose translation is MRTVAVLGGGIGGLAASYYLSKSPQVSKVILFESSSRFGGWLWSTRRSDGSVFEHGPRGIRPAGAVGRNTLNMVEDLGLSGEILPVTYSHHASKNRFLYVNKQLHKMPSGLSGLFRTVTPFSRPLLFNIATEIFAKKSKNEDESVHSFVTRRLGKELADIAVDSLCRGVFAGDCRKLSVRSCFPVLYNAEQHRGSLTLGMLLGSGPSHVVPPGPLSLRSMKESWAQWSLRRGLEALPESIVDFLQRSARVELHRDASVKHISPSIKGWKINLEDGLVYADHIISALPAKVLSSTLPSSCQPLIHMLHEISCVTVAVVNLQYEGSVLPVTGFGHLVPSSEEPGVLGVVYDSVPFPQHDRPNGPTTRLTVMMGGAWFQQELGSPDAVKEELLFERAVEAVRRHLGVTSAPSWGYVALHKDCIPQYYKEHFHRVENMRSFINNNKLSLSLTGSSFDGVAVNDVIFSAKTATEELLGTTS